GGCGAGAAGGGCCTGGAGCGGCGAGAAGATGAGCGTCACGTTTGTCTTCACGCCCTCGGAGCTCAGGGTCTTGACGGCGGCGAGGCCTTCGAGGGTGAGGGGTATCTTGACGACGATGTTGTCGTGGATCCCGGCGAGACGGCGGGCCTCCTCGACGAGGCCGTCCCTGTCGCTGCTCACCGCCTCGGCGCTCACGGGACCGTCGACGACCGAGCAGATCTCGCGTATCACCTCCTCGAAGGGACGGTTCTCCCGGGCCACCAGCGTGGGGTTGGTCGTCACGCCGTCGAGCAGTCCCCAACCGGCTGCCTGGCGTATCTCGTCTATGTTGGCCGTGTCGATGAAAATCTTCATATCACAATCACCTCTCGGGATTTCGTGGCTCGACGGCCAAGACC
This genomic stretch from Deltaproteobacteria bacterium harbors:
- the fsa gene encoding fructose-6-phosphate aldolase, with product MKIFIDTANIDEIRQAAGWGLLDGVTTNPTLVARENRPFEEVIREICSVVDGPVSAEAVSSDRDGLVEEARRLAGIHDNIVVKIPLTLEGLAAVKTLSSEGVKTNVTLIFSPLQALLAAKAGATYVSPFIGRLDDVSHQGMSLIEQVLTIYENYGFTTEIIVASVRNPLHVLDAAMIGAHIATVPFKVLRQFASHPLTDIGIERFLKDWEKVPT